Within Sorghum bicolor cultivar BTx623 chromosome 2, Sorghum_bicolor_NCBIv3, whole genome shotgun sequence, the genomic segment GATCTGTACAGACCCCTTTCTCTACTGAGCCAACAAAAGAAGACACTATTGCTACTGCAGGTGATCAAGCCGAGGACATGCAAACAGTGACTCAACAACAAGCCATTACACCTGCTCCAGACACAGCTAAACCTACATTCCCAGGTGCTCAGGATGCATCAATGAAGTTTCAGGAAAGTATTCCTGATGATGGGCCAGTGGAAAATTATTCTCCTAAGCCTGCAACACAGACACAGCCACCTTTAGCAACTCTAGATGTATCACCGGATGCCTCAAGCAAGGCTAAATCAACTGGGCAAGGATCCAAGCCACCAACAAGGTACCAAGCATCTTCTCCGGAAACTCAGCTTGGTTCCTCACAAACACAAGGTGAAGCTGCCCCAGCAGAACAAAAATTTGCTGCAACAGGTAATGTTTTAGTACGTTTCCTGTTGGTTAACTAATGGCGCGCCTTTGTTTCTGGTTTAGTAGTACAAAAAGGAATACTAAAATAGAACTACCCTGCCACATCTGAGGTTGTTTCTTTCATTTCAGATGAAAAATCTGCCAATGCCTCAAAATCATTTGCCTCTGCTGAACCAAGGGAAGAAGATGCCGATGCTGCCATTGCTGATCAAACGAGTGTACCACCGACAAAGGTTACCCGTCAGGTCACAAGCTCAACACCAGATGCTAGTGACGCTTTATCAAGAGATCAGGAATCTTCTCCAGACGATTGTCAGATCAGAAATTTGGGAAGCCCAGTTATCGCTAGCCAAGAAGACGCCTCTCGTGCTGGACGTGCTTCTGAAGGATCTACTCCTAAAGTGCATAGTGCCGTGGTAGATGAGAAGAGGACACTTCCATCTAGCCAGGCACAAACTTCAAGCACTGGGCCTGATTCAGGACAAATTGGCGGTGATGCTCATCTTAGTGGTGCTGGTATGCCAGCCACAAGCTCTATGGAGAAGCAAGAGGCAGAACCTCCTGCAGCAACACAAGCACCAACTCCCAAGGGTTTACAAGACACTGCAAATATCAAGTCACCAAGACAAACCTCAACTGATCAAACCGTGACACCTGCGATGAACTCAGCAGCACCGTCCGAAGCTCCTGAAGGTATTGAACCAGGTGAGGCAATGCCTGATAAACAGAAATTCACCTGACTATTAATTTCAGGTTAATATTCAGTACGCATAGTTCTGCTGCTAATAAGGCCGTTCCTCACATTACAGGTCCAGATTCTTCTCGATCTGTACAGACCCCTTTCTCTACCGAGCCAACAAACGAAGACACtattggtactgcagctgatcaAGCCGAGGACATGCAAACAGTAACTCAACAACAAGCCTTTACACCTGATCCAGACACAACTAAACCTTCATTCCCAGGTGCTCAGGATGCATCAAGGAAGTTTCTGAAAAGTATTCCTGATGATGGGCCATTGGAAAATTATTCTCCTAAGCCTGCAACACAGACACAGCCACATGAAGCAACTCTAGATGTATCACCGGATGCCTCGAGTAAGGCTAAATCAACTGGGCAAGGATCCAAGCCACCAACAAGGTACCAAGCATCTTCTCCGGAAACTCAGCTTGGTTCCTCACAAACACAAGGTGAAGCTGCCCCAGCAGAACAAAAATTTGCTGTAACAGGTAATGTTTTAGTACGTTTCCTGTTCGTTAACTAATGGTGCGCCTTTGTTTCTGGTTTAGTAGAAAAACAGGAATACTGAAATAGAACTACCCTGCCACATCTGAGGTTCTCTTTCATTTCAGATGAAAAATCTGTCAATCCCTCAAAACCATTTGCCTCTGCTGAACCAAGGGAAGGTGTGGAAGCTGCCATTGCTGATCAAATGAGTGTACCACCAACAAATGTTACCCGTCAGGTCACAAGCTCAACACCAGATGCTAGTCACGCTTTATCGAGCGATCAGGTTTCTTCTCCTGACGATGGTCAGATCAGAAATTTGGGAAGCCCACTTATCGCTAAAGACGCCTCTCGTGCTGGACGTGCTTCTGAAGGATCTACTCCTAAAGTGCATAGTGCCGTTGTAGATAAGAAGATGACACTTCCATCAAGCCAGGCACAAACTTCAAGCACTGGGCCTGATTCAGGACAAATTGGTGGTGATGCTCGTCTTAGTGGTGCTGATATGCCAGCCACAAGCTCAATGGAGAAGCAAGAGGTGGAACCTCCTGCAACAACACAAGCACCAACTTCTAAGGGTTTACAAGATACTGGAAATATCGAGTCACCTAGACAAACCTCAACTGATCAAACTGTGACACCTGCGATGAACTCAGCAGCACCATCCGATACTCCTGAAGGTACTGAACCAGGTGAGGCAATTCCCAATAAACAGAAATTCACCCGTCTATTAATTTCTAGTTAATATTCAGTATGCATAGTTCTGCTGCTAATAAGGTCGTTCCTCATATTACAGGTCCACATTCTTCTCGATCCGTACAGACCCCGTTCTCTACTGAGCCAACAAAAGAAGACACTATTGTTACTGCAGCTGATGCACCAAGGTCTTCTGAAGAATCCAAGGTGCAGCTACAGTCTGAAGACAGTACCCAAGGTCGTGGAACTGATGCACCAAGCTTTGAAACTGGGCATCCTAGGAACGGACGCCTTCCAGCAAATAACTATAAGAACAACAGTAGCCAATCTCAGGCAGAAGCTTCAAATAAATCTATCGAGCAATCTTCTCCTGATATTTGGAACAAGGACAATGATTCCAGCAGAGTGGATGACTCAACTGATCCGACCAAACCTGAGACTTGAAAAACTAAGCCCTGGCAATTGGTAAACCTCTGTGTTATGGTTCATGGACAAACACATTATGTCAGAATGCACTACTGAATAAGGGCCAAGCAAGAGCAAGTGTTTTGTGAATTCATCTCTTTTCAATTTATCCTTTTTTTATGTCCTTATCCGTTGTGAGTCTAATAAGGTCAGCTCTGCTGCCATCCTGGGTTGATGCCCCTGTATTGTACTTTACATATATATTCTTGTGTTGTTCCTCACCAAGTACATTTTACCCTGATTTTGAACAATTAGTGAGCATGCAATGATGTCACCATTCTTGTAATATTGACACTTGTATGTTTTTAACAGCCCAATAATCAGTGTGTATTCACAATGTTCTCTGCAACTGCTAGTAGTTCTGTAGCTTTCAGGTTATGAAGTATAGTTGTCCAAGCCCTTCTCTAGTTTGGATGTGCATGTCGTCGTGCTTCCTTCTCTTAATGAAAATATGTGCCCAGGCATATTCGCAGAAAAAAAACTATAGTTGTCTGTTTTTGTGCTTGTGGCTATTAAGTCGTCAATAGTTCAGTGAGATGAAGTGTGCGTGAACAGATATGAAAGAATCATGGTGCGTATGTCCGAGGCGAGGCATACAAGGACCTGGTTGAAACACAAGTCTGGGTGCTGTTGGTTTGCACTGACCAGACCACTAACAGCGGTGGGGGTGGTATATCCATACAATTCATGTGCACTCTACCCTTTCGAAACTGCAAGCTTCAGGTATCGTTTAATTGCTGCAAGCGCCTCTTGCATATTATCTTTGAAGTCTTGGCCTCTAgcataatactccctccgtctgtTTTAGCTGCTTCTTCTTTTTGCATAGCTCTTACTATATCTCGACACAATGTatatatctagatgcatagAAAATTCTATGTATCTACCAAAGccaaaatgacttacaatttagaatggagTATATTCTGCCGCACCATGGAGAGTAACAGGACAAAAGATTCTTTTTTTTCAACCATACTTTGTCACACAGCTCCACGTCTCCAAATTGAGTAAGGGATAACAAAATGTTCTAGTGACTAACAATTCactaagtaaaaagaaaaaaaaaatgaggcAAGGCAGTCCTTCTGCTTGATGTGTGTAATATCAAGCATGAAGGAGCACAAGTAATTACAGAATGGATCTGCAAATGCAGATGAGTAACATAACACAAGCGGCCGAAGGTAGCCCGATGGTCGCCACAGCAGCCTAATCATCAATCAAAAAGATGAAGATGAGTTTGAAATGTCTGAATCTCTGGCTGTCTCTGGCACTCCTTTGTTGGCACTGCCAGATGAACTGGTGGCAACAGCCTCCTCAGGGTCAACATCAGGCCATGTCGTAACCTCAGCAAATGAGAACTGGCTGACAGCGCCAAAGAATGATGCGACTCGCATCACACAGCTTTGGGAGAGCATGCTCTCAGCATCAACAGACTCAGGCAGAGGAGGCATGCAGGTCGGAAGGAACTCTGCCTTATGGTTTGTAGGTTTGAACAGGGAATGGGTTGCTCGGCAGAAGATGAACCTGCAGAAACAATCAAACTAAACTTTGAGCCAATAAAATAGTTGGACTGTATCAAATATATGTGTATCAGGGCATCATCTATGGAGCAGACTGGAACATACAATTAGTAGAATTTTGGAAGGCCAGTTCAACATATTGCATTCCTGCAGATGTGAACTGGTTAATaacctactccctccgttctaaaTTGTAGTCATTTTAGTTTTGTCCCAAGTCAAATTAACTTTCATCAAGTTTATAGAGCAGTACATTAACATCTACAATACCGAATAAGTGCACTATTAAGACATACTTCAGGTTGGATTTACTAAACTGATTTTGTAGATGTAGGTGTACTTTTCATAAACCTAGCAAAAGTTAGAGAAGTTTAACTGAGTAGGAGAAAACTAAAATGATCTACATTTTGGAGAGGGAGTAACAAGAAACCTCTTACAAGCGAGCACAGTATAGTGATGTTCATAAAACAAAGGCGGCCCAAAATCAATCATTCATAGTTCCAGACAAAAAGGACTACTTTTGACAGATTGAGTAGAGATTCAATTCATGACAAGATTTGACAAGAGTCACAAGATCACCTGAGAAGTAGCCTTCTTAGGAGTGGATCACCTAAAACTTCAACCCAAACAGGATGAAGTGAAGATGATGCAACTAAAGTCGTGGCCCATTCATTTAGGGACAATAACAATAACTCCTCAGCTTTGTTGTATGCATCCTGCAAAATTCATGTCAAGGCTTTAAATATACTCTAATGTCTGAAGAAATTCATTAAAAATATGGGTACCCTGTCGATATCTGTcccgttgttgccgatcagaaAGCAGAAGGCTTGCAATGGAGCTGTGAGGAACATAGTAAATTGACTACCACAGTTCCGAGTAGAATCACCACTGAATCCCGCAGCAGAAGATCGGGAACTTGGTGAAAGTAGCATGGCAGCAGTCTCTCCCCTTTCAGTACCATGAATAGACTGCAGTTACAAAGGAACGTTGTGTTTGACAAAAGATGCGAGATAGTCAAGACTAAAGGGGAAAAAATAGTCCAGATATCCCAATATGTAGAAAGAAATTGAATGAAcagtaaataaaaataataacaaaaTTACACAAAGTACAAGGTGCCATGGCAAAATAAGGGCACAGAAGAAACTGTCCTAACAAGATGGAAATACGAACCACAGGTCACATTTGAACTAAGCAGTTAAATGTTTTAAGATAGACGAACAGAGTCTGAAAAAAACTTCAAAACTGAACAAACTACAAAAAAATAAATGCACATAATATGGCTTATTTGCGTATGACAAGTTTACTTGTGCTTTGCCTAAAAACAACACAATTCAGTACAAAGCATTAGACAGTGAATACCAGCGACCAGCCCTTTAGTCCCAAGCAAAGTTGAGGTAGGCCAGAAAAGGAAAGGAAAAGATCTCGAACCCTCATTGTCCAGATAGTGGTTGCTCAGTTCTAGGGAGGGAAAAAAGATCAAACCTGCCTTGAAAGCATAGCTGGTGCTACTGTCAATCACCAAAAATAAGGGTCTTCTTGTAAATGGGATAAGATCACCAGGGTATATGCAATTTGAACCTAGATATTTCAGATATGGCAGAAACAATATTCTTATTGAAAAGGACATAATTCTAGTCGGCAAAAGGCAGCTTACAATAAAATGAAAAGACAATACCTTCAGTTTCACGGCAGCCTAACCATAGACAAGgttctttgttttcctttgaactAATATGGCTAGTACTGGATATGTCAAACTTATTAAAATTGCTCAAAACCTTTTCACCAGTATCAGGACAAAATCCAGAAGTTCCCATCTCCCCTGAAAGATTTTTTAATATTAACTAAAATGTCCTTAACATACACAGAAATGTGACAACATTGAAGCAAACAACCCTGGGGCACTAACCTGTAGCTGAAAGATATATTAACATGATACCATTTGAAGGAAGCTCCTCGCATTTCGTGGCGAGGACCTGGATTTAAACAAACACATTTTAGAAAAAAGTTATTTGATTAAATAGACAAATAATAACAGCTGCATATAACTGTTTTCTCTTAAAATTTTGAAACCATGGGTAGAGTTGAATTAGTCTTGCTAAACAAATCGCAAACACAGACCAACTTAAGTTCGATGTTCAAGCTTCTGTGTTATCACACTTTCTAAGAAAATTTGTAGCCATGAACTAATGGGTGCATAAATGGTGGACCAAAAAAGTGGAGTTACGCAGCGTCCCTCTCCCTCATCATCATGCTTCCTTGTCAGATAATTCAGATCATTAAGTCCGCACGATATATTGCAGTTCCCTGCAGTTTTAAACCTCCAACTAACCAATTGCGTATTTACAAGCAACACATATTAACTGTTAGTCTGTTACACAGGTTACACTAGATTGAACGCACAAGCACATACTGTGACAGTATTCTACTATTCTCAGGACTAACCAATTGCATATACCACAGAGCTTCCAAAGATGATAGTGttcatagtagttttcttttactcagatgcaagataattgcactaCTCGATacagattaattctagaaaaataGGAGAAAGGCAATACCAAATGAGAAACAAAAACTGAAAGATGAAGTTACCGTTAGGAAATGTGTCATTGAAGGGCGATACAGAATTGTCTTAAGTGGATTCGGAGGCAGTGCAGCATCTCTTAAATCTTTCAGTAGATTGGGTTGATTTTGTCCACTTTCATCATGGGCGCTGTAACCATTGTTTAGCGCAAATGAACCACATGGTTCCCATTCGAGGCACTGAACCATTCTGAATACATCTATGGAGAGGTCTGTAAATTTGACCTGGATGAACCACAGTGAAATTATTTCCTCGGTACTAACTACACCCccgcccaccaccaccaccaccacccaaaaAATTGAACAATGAAGCACAAGCATAAGTTGATGCAAGGCAAGGAAGATGTGGAAGCATTACCTCGTTAGGATAGTAGCTGCAAAGTATGGTGTCACTTAAGACGAGACCTCGCTTCTTGACAGTAGGTGGTACAGTACGAAGTGTATCTGGGGGCGGATCAAATGCGTAGCTGTACCTGAGCGGCCTCATGTTCATAAACGGTGAGTCAGCCCGCAGGAACCTCGCGATCTCTTGCACGACATGCTTCCACTCCTTGTATTCGGCATCCTGCACAGTGCAGCATGACATACGAGAGTGAAGATTGAATTACATCGATCGATGATCAGGGTAACTGGATCAATCGAATTTGGGTGTGGAAAGTGGAATTGCAGTGGGACGCACCTGGAAGGACTTTTTGGAGTCATCGAGGAGCGTGCGTATGTCCGAGGCGAGGCGCGGGACGGTGTGGGAGCGCCTGGCGAGCAGGAGCGCGACGAGGAGGAACCTGGCGAGGAAGCGGAGGTGCTTGGCGGGGGAGAGGTGGTGGTCGGCGTCCTGGAAGTAGGCGCGGTCGAGGACGGCGTGGTAGAAGACGAAGGCCTCGGAGAGGAGCGCGGTGTCGGCGGTGCGCTGG encodes:
- the LOC8063339 gene encoding protein SCAI homolog — encoded protein: MAASPQQQGQGGPGGGGGGWTPEQFWSLLDKADRRFARVRDLSPLGRQEPDAFAKAFRAYTQLWRMQQEHRHRLLEAGLRRWQVGEIAARIAHLYYAQYQRTADTALLSEAFVFYHAVLDRAYFQDADHHLSPAKHLRFLARFLLVALLLARRSHTVPRLASDIRTLLDDSKKSFQDAEYKEWKHVVQEIARFLRADSPFMNMRPLRYSYAFDPPPDTLRTVPPTVKKRGLVLSDTILCSYYPNEVKFTDLSIDVFRMVQCLEWEPCGSFALNNGYSAHDESGQNQPNLLKDLRDAALPPNPLKTILYRPSMTHFLTVLATKCEELPSNGIMLIYLSATGEMGTSGFCPDTGEKVLSNFNKFDISSTSHISSKENKEPCLWLGCRETEGSNCIYPGDLIPFTRRPLFLVIDSSTSYAFKSIHGTERGETAAMLLSPSSRSSAAGFSGDSTRNCGSQFTMFLTAPLQAFCFLIGNNGTDIDRDAYNKAEELLLLSLNEWATTLVASSSLHPVWVEVLGDPLLRRLLLRFIFCRATHSLFKPTNHKAEFLPTCMPPLPESVDAESMLSQSCVMRVASFFGAVSQFSFAEVTTWPDVDPEEAVATSSSGSANKGVPETARDSDISNSSSSF